A DNA window from Streptococcus sp. LPB0220 contains the following coding sequences:
- the tuf gene encoding elongation factor Tu, producing MAKEKYDRSKPHVNIGTIGHVDHGKTTLTAAITTVLARRLPSSVNQPKDYASIDAAPEERERGITINTAHVEYETAKRHYAHIDAPGHADYVKNMITGAAQMDGAILVVASTDGPMPQTREHILLSRQVGVKHLIVFMNKVDLVDDEELLELVEMEIRDLLSEYDFPGDDLPVIQGSALKALEGDSKYEDIIMELMDTVDEYIPEPERDTDKPLLLPVEDVFSITGRGTVASGRIDRGVVRVNDEIEIVGIKEEIQKAVVTGVEMFRKQLDEGLAGDNVGVLLRGIQRDEIERGQVIAKPGSINPHTKFKGEVYILTKEEGGRHTPFFNNYRPQFYFRTTDVTGSIELPAGTEMVMPGDNVTIDVELIHPIAVEQGTTFSIREGGRTVGSGMVTEIEA from the coding sequence ATGGCAAAAGAAAAATACGATCGTAGTAAACCGCACGTTAACATCGGTACAATCGGACACGTTGACCACGGTAAAACTACCCTAACTGCAGCAATCACAACTGTTTTGGCACGTCGCTTGCCTTCATCAGTTAACCAACCAAAAGACTATGCGTCTATCGATGCTGCTCCAGAAGAACGCGAACGCGGTATCACTATCAACACTGCACACGTTGAGTACGAAACTGCTAAACGTCACTACGCTCACATCGACGCTCCAGGACACGCGGACTATGTTAAAAACATGATCACTGGTGCCGCTCAAATGGACGGAGCTATCCTTGTAGTAGCTTCAACTGATGGACCAATGCCACAAACTCGTGAACACATCCTTCTTTCACGTCAGGTTGGTGTTAAACACTTGATCGTCTTCATGAACAAAGTTGACTTGGTTGACGATGAAGAATTGCTTGAATTGGTTGAAATGGAAATCCGTGACCTTCTTTCAGAATACGATTTCCCAGGTGATGACCTTCCAGTTATCCAAGGTTCAGCTCTTAAAGCTCTTGAAGGTGACTCTAAATATGAAGACATCATCATGGAATTGATGGATACTGTTGATGAGTACATCCCAGAACCAGAACGCGATACTGACAAACCATTGCTTCTTCCAGTCGAAGACGTATTCTCAATCACTGGACGTGGTACAGTTGCTTCAGGTCGTATCGACCGTGGTGTTGTTCGTGTCAACGACGAAATCGAAATCGTTGGTATCAAAGAAGAAATCCAAAAAGCAGTTGTTACTGGTGTTGAAATGTTCCGTAAACAACTTGACGAAGGTCTTGCAGGGGATAACGTTGGTGTGCTTCTTCGTGGTATCCAACGTGATGAAATCGAACGTGGACAAGTTATCGCTAAACCAGGTTCAATCAACCCACACACTAAATTCAAAGGTGAAGTTTACATCCTTACTAAAGAAGAAGGTGGACGTCATACTCCATTCTTCAACAACTACCGTCCACAGTTCTACTTCCGTACAACTGACGTAACTGGATCTATCGAACTTCCAGCAGGAACTGAAATGGTTATGCCTGGTGATAACGTGACTATCGACGTTGAGTTGATCCACCCAATCGCCGTTGAACAAGGTACTACATTCTCAATCCGTGAAGGTGGACGTACTGTTGGTTCAGGTATGGTTACTGAAATCGAAGCTTAA
- the yidA gene encoding sugar-phosphatase: protein MSIKLVAIDIDGTLLNSKKEITPSVFEAIQDAKAAGVKIVITTGRPIAGVSNLLAQLHLTDPEDYVITFNGGLVQETATGKELIKDLLDYEDYLDIESLANKLQIHSHAITKDGIYTSNRDIGRYTIHESQLVNMPLYYRTPEEVREKEFVKAMYIDEPDILDAAIAKIPKEFKNRFTMVKSAPFYLEILGKTTNKGSAVLHLAERLGIQQEETMAIGDEENDRSMLEVVGHAVVMENGNPALKKIATTITKSNDESGVAYAIRKWVL, encoded by the coding sequence ATGTCCATTAAATTAGTCGCGATCGATATCGATGGTACGCTACTTAATTCAAAAAAAGAAATTACACCTTCCGTTTTTGAAGCCATTCAAGACGCAAAAGCTGCAGGTGTGAAAATCGTGATCACAACTGGTCGTCCCATCGCAGGTGTCTCAAACTTGTTAGCACAACTTCATCTCACGGATCCTGAGGATTATGTCATTACCTTTAATGGCGGTCTGGTGCAAGAAACCGCTACTGGAAAAGAACTCATCAAGGACCTTTTAGATTATGAGGACTATCTCGATATCGAGTCTCTTGCTAACAAACTCCAAATCCACTCTCATGCTATTACTAAAGACGGCATCTATACCAGCAATCGAGATATCGGACGCTACACCATTCATGAATCTCAACTGGTCAATATGCCCCTTTATTACCGGACGCCTGAAGAAGTTCGTGAGAAAGAATTTGTCAAGGCCATGTATATCGATGAACCAGACATTCTAGATGCTGCGATTGCAAAAATTCCTAAAGAATTCAAAAACCGCTTCACTATGGTCAAATCAGCCCCTTTTTATTTAGAAATTCTAGGGAAAACAACCAATAAGGGATCAGCTGTTCTTCATCTAGCTGAACGACTTGGAATCCAGCAAGAAGAAACCATGGCCATCGGAGATGAGGAAAATGACCGTTCCATGCTAGAAGTCGTGGGACATGCCGTCGTTATGGAGAATGGCAATCCAGCTCTTAAAAAAATTGCTACAACTATTACCAAATCAAATGATGAATCTGGCGTTGCATATGCCATTAGAAAGTGGGTATTATAA
- a CDS encoding HD domain-containing protein — protein MNEKVFRDPVHDYVHVDHPIIYQLINSKEFQRLRRIKQLGTSGFTFHGGEHSRFSHCLGAYEISRRILSIFEEKYAEQWHSDENLLTMTAALLHDIGHGAYSHTFEGLFGTDHEKMTQLIITSPETEVNQILLQVAPDFPNRVASVIDHTYPNKQVVQLISSQIDVDRMDYLLRDAYFTGASYGKFDLTRILRVIRPIENGIAFQQNGMHAVEDYVVSRYQMYMQVYFHPATRAMEVLLQNLLKRARTIYPDQKEYFQLTSPRLIPFFEEEVTIQDYLNLDDGVMNTYFQVWMDSPDTILSDLAQRYINRKVFKSTLFTEDKRKDLAILEKLIKEVGFNPTYYTAIHQNFDLPYDIYRPELEKPRTQIEMIRKDGSLAELSQLSPLVAALAGTRYGDNRFYFPKEMLEVNGLFSKQVEEFTSYITNDYFTGETDVH, from the coding sequence ATGAATGAAAAAGTCTTTCGCGATCCCGTGCATGATTACGTTCATGTGGATCATCCCATCATTTATCAATTAATTAATAGCAAAGAATTTCAACGACTACGCCGCATCAAACAACTGGGGACATCTGGTTTTACCTTCCACGGTGGGGAGCATAGTCGTTTTTCTCACTGTCTTGGCGCCTATGAAATTTCAAGACGCATTCTGTCCATTTTTGAGGAAAAGTATGCAGAGCAATGGCATTCTGATGAAAACTTACTGACCATGACAGCCGCCCTTCTTCATGACATTGGACATGGTGCCTATTCCCATACCTTTGAAGGACTGTTTGGGACCGATCATGAAAAAATGACCCAGCTGATCATCACCAGTCCAGAGACGGAGGTCAATCAGATCCTCTTACAGGTAGCTCCTGATTTCCCAAATCGTGTAGCCAGCGTCATTGATCATACCTACCCCAATAAACAAGTGGTGCAATTGATTTCTAGTCAAATTGATGTGGACCGGATGGATTATTTACTGCGGGATGCCTACTTTACGGGTGCTTCCTATGGAAAATTTGACTTGACCCGTATTTTGCGCGTTATTCGACCGATTGAAAATGGCATTGCCTTCCAACAAAATGGCATGCATGCTGTCGAGGATTACGTGGTCAGCCGTTACCAAATGTATATGCAGGTCTACTTCCACCCAGCTACTCGTGCCATGGAAGTCCTCCTTCAAAATCTACTCAAACGCGCTAGAACCATTTATCCAGATCAGAAAGAGTATTTTCAACTGACTTCACCTCGCTTGATTCCATTTTTTGAAGAAGAAGTCACTATCCAAGACTACTTAAATCTAGATGACGGTGTGATGAATACCTATTTCCAAGTCTGGATGGATAGTCCGGATACCATCTTGTCTGATCTTGCTCAGCGCTATATTAATCGGAAAGTCTTTAAATCGACTCTATTTACAGAAGATAAGCGAAAAGACTTAGCAATCCTTGAAAAACTGATTAAAGAGGTTGGGTTTAATCCTACTTATTACACAGCCATCCACCAAAATTTCGATTTGCCCTACGATATTTATCGACCAGAGCTTGAAAAACCGCGGACTCAGATTGAGATGATAAGAAAAGATGGAAGTTTGGCCGAGTTGTCTCAGTTATCTCCACTTGTCGCTGCCCTTGCAGGAACCCGCTATGGGGACAACCGCTTCTATTTTCCAAAAGAAATGTTGGAGGTTAATGGACTTTTCAGTAAACAAGTGGAGGAATTTACTTCCTATATCACCAATGATTATTTTACAGGAGAGACGGATGTCCATTAA
- the tpiA gene encoding triose-phosphate isomerase, producing the protein MSRKPFIAGNWKMNKNPEEAKAFVEAVASKLPSADLVEAGIAAPAVDLTAVLAAAKGSNLKVAAQNTYFENAGAFTGETSPQVLKEIGTDYVVIGHSERRDYFHETDEDINKKAKAIFANGMLPIICCGESLETYEAGKAAEFVGAQVSAALAGLTAEQVASTVIAYEPIWAIGTGKSASQDDAQKMCKVVRDVVAADFGQEVADKVRVQYGGSVKPENVAEYMACPDVDGALVGGASLDPESFLALLDFVK; encoded by the coding sequence ATGTCACGTAAACCATTTATCGCTGGTAACTGGAAAATGAACAAAAATCCAGAAGAAGCAAAAGCATTCGTTGAAGCTGTAGCATCAAAACTTCCTTCAGCTGATCTTGTTGAAGCTGGTATCGCGGCTCCTGCAGTTGACTTGACAGCTGTACTTGCTGCTGCTAAAGGTTCAAACCTTAAAGTTGCTGCACAAAACACTTACTTTGAAAATGCTGGTGCCTTCACTGGTGAAACTAGCCCACAAGTTTTGAAAGAAATCGGTACTGACTACGTTGTTATTGGTCACTCAGAACGTCGTGATTACTTCCACGAAACTGATGAAGACATCAACAAAAAAGCAAAAGCAATCTTTGCGAACGGTATGCTTCCAATCATCTGTTGTGGTGAAAGCCTTGAAACTTACGAAGCTGGTAAAGCGGCAGAATTCGTAGGTGCTCAAGTTTCAGCTGCACTTGCTGGATTGACTGCAGAACAAGTCGCTTCAACAGTAATCGCCTACGAACCAATCTGGGCTATCGGTACTGGTAAATCTGCTTCACAAGACGATGCACAAAAAATGTGTAAAGTTGTTCGTGACGTTGTAGCAGCTGACTTTGGTCAAGAAGTAGCTGATAAAGTACGTGTTCAATACGGTGGTTCAGTTAAACCTGAAAACGTTGCAGAATATATGGCTTGTCCAGACGTTGACGGAGCTCTTGTAGGTGGTGCATCACTTGACCCAGAAAGCTTCTTGGCATTGCTTGACTTTGTTAAATAA
- a CDS encoding aminoacyltransferase translates to MTLTTISKEEFTSFANTVSHRSFIQSAEMADLLEKRGNTVQFIAWKQEDQVQVAAILYSLPMTGGLHMEINSGPLYQEEAMLEPFYAALKDYAKENGAIELVIKPYDTYQTFDSDGNPTSEEQTHFMDTLKNLGYQHDGLTTGYPGGEGDWHYVKDMEGITEKNLLKSFSKKGKPLVKKAKSFGIELKRLNRDELQLFKDITSSTSDRRDYQDKTLDYYQTFYDSFGDKADFMIATLNFHHYYTNLEKDQGKLAQKIEKLQKDLEVNPNSEKKQNQLREFSSQFDTFEVRKKDAKEYIEKYGDQDVILAGSLFVYMPQESTYLFSGSYTEFNKFYAPAVLQEYMMLETIKRGIPRYNFLGIQGIFDGSDGVLRFKQNFNGYIVRKMGTFRYYPSPLKYKLISLIKKLLGRS, encoded by the coding sequence ATGACTCTTACGACAATTTCAAAAGAAGAATTTACCTCATTTGCAAATACTGTCTCCCATCGCTCTTTTATCCAGTCTGCTGAAATGGCAGATCTGCTTGAAAAGCGAGGAAACACGGTCCAATTTATCGCTTGGAAACAAGAAGATCAAGTCCAAGTGGCAGCGATCTTGTACAGTCTTCCTATGACAGGTGGTCTCCATATGGAAATCAATTCTGGCCCCCTTTACCAAGAGGAGGCTATGCTAGAACCCTTCTATGCAGCCTTAAAAGACTATGCGAAAGAGAATGGAGCTATTGAACTCGTTATCAAGCCCTATGATACCTATCAAACCTTTGACAGTGACGGCAATCCAACCAGTGAAGAGCAAACCCATTTTATGGATACCCTTAAAAACTTGGGCTATCAGCATGATGGTTTAACAACAGGTTATCCAGGTGGAGAAGGTGATTGGCATTATGTGAAAGATATGGAGGGCATCACCGAAAAAAATCTTCTCAAGAGCTTCAGTAAAAAAGGAAAGCCACTTGTCAAGAAAGCCAAATCTTTCGGTATTGAACTGAAACGATTAAACCGAGATGAACTGCAACTCTTTAAGGATATTACTTCTTCTACCAGTGACCGTCGCGACTATCAGGATAAGACCTTGGATTATTACCAAACTTTCTATGACAGTTTTGGCGACAAAGCAGATTTCATGATCGCAACGCTGAACTTCCACCATTACTACACGAATCTTGAAAAAGACCAAGGAAAACTAGCTCAAAAGATTGAGAAATTACAGAAGGATCTTGAAGTCAACCCCAATTCAGAAAAAAAACAAAATCAACTTCGTGAATTCTCTAGCCAGTTTGATACCTTTGAGGTGAGAAAGAAGGACGCAAAAGAATATATTGAAAAATATGGAGATCAAGACGTCATTCTTGCAGGTAGCCTCTTCGTCTATATGCCACAAGAATCCACCTATTTATTCAGTGGCTCTTATACAGAATTTAATAAGTTCTATGCTCCTGCTGTTCTCCAAGAATATATGATGCTTGAAACCATCAAACGTGGTATCCCAAGATATAACTTCCTGGGTATTCAAGGAATCTTTGACGGGTCAGACGGTGTTCTTCGTTTCAAACAAAACTTCAATGGCTACATCGTTCGTAAGATGGGGACCTTCCGCTATTACCCAAGTCCTCTGAAATACAAACTGATTTCTCTCATTAAGAAACTATTAGGACGTTCCTAA
- a CDS encoding DUF1934 domain-containing protein gives MQIRIQNTIRFGEEMEIVDQYYQGEWKEKAGFQYLLYTNEEDEKVALKFSNDELVMTRFSSPKSIMRFYKNEDGGAIIPTPMGIQQFLITTDLFQLEAGHLQVSYRLLTLDGEQEFANYQLLVEWEE, from the coding sequence ATGCAGATTCGCATTCAAAATACCATTCGATTTGGAGAAGAAATGGAAATTGTTGATCAGTACTATCAAGGTGAATGGAAGGAAAAAGCAGGTTTTCAATATCTCTTGTATACCAATGAAGAAGATGAAAAGGTTGCTTTGAAATTTTCCAACGATGAATTGGTCATGACACGATTCTCAAGTCCTAAATCCATCATGCGTTTCTACAAAAATGAAGATGGTGGGGCAATCATCCCAACTCCGATGGGCATTCAGCAGTTTTTGATTACAACAGACCTCTTTCAATTAGAAGCAGGTCATTTGCAAGTCTCTTATCGCTTGTTAACTCTCGATGGCGAACAGGAATTTGCCAATTATCAATTGCTGGTGGAATGGGAAGAATAA
- the ppc gene encoding phosphoenolpyruvate carboxylase: MVLQKLENFTNKDIIKEEAEILTNLLDDITKNLVRPETFDKIRQLKDLSKTQNYRELNQLVEQLTNEEMTVISRYFAILPLLINISEDVDLAYEINHLNNVDGEYLGKLSSTIKEVAKNEDAQEILENLNIVPVLTAHPTQVQRKTMLDLTNHIHALLRQHRDVKAGLMNENKWYNNLRCNIEIMMQTDMIRDKKLKVTNEITNVMEYYNSSFLQAVPNLMLEYKRLAKEHGLELEQPRPITMGMWIGGDRDGNPFVTAETLKRSATIQSEVILNYYIEKISKLYRHFSLSTSLSKTSEAVAEMAALSSDTSVFREKEPYRRAFHYIQSKLIQTLVNLKEWTMVGETREDRYAVERLLGANAHQQGPVSDYIGNRISGALKKISEKEAPAYASAQEFKEDLEKIKDSLLENKSEYLISGEFAELLEAIDVFGFYLASIDMRQDSSVHEACVAELLKSAGINDHYSDLPEDEKCQVLLKELLEDPRILSATHAEKSELLEKELAIFQTARELKDRLGEKVIRQNIISHATSVSDMLELAVMLKEVGLVDTEKARVQIVPLFETIEDLDHSEETMRSYLSLPIAKRWIASKNNYQEIMLGYSDSNKDGGYLSSCWTLFKAQQQLTAIGDEFGVKITFFHGRGGTVGRGGGPTYEAITSQPLKSINDRIRLTEQGEVIGNKYGNKDAAYYNLEMLVSATINRMISEQKSPFSMFDRFGEVMDKVVNRSYDIYRDLVFGNEHFYDYFFESSPIKAISSFNIGSRPAARKTITEIGGLRAIPWVFSWSQSRVMFPGWYGVGSSFKEFIDEDPENIETLRYMYKNWPFFQSLLSNVDMVLSKANMDIAFEYAQLCEEEEVRNIYQIILHEWQLTKDIILMIEEHDELLAENPYLKESLDYRMPYFNVLNYIQLELIRRQRTGQLPADQDKLIHITINGVATGLRNSG, from the coding sequence ATGGTCTTACAAAAATTAGAGAATTTCACAAATAAAGATATTATCAAAGAAGAAGCCGAAATCTTAACCAATTTATTAGATGATATTACGAAAAATTTGGTTCGTCCGGAAACCTTTGATAAAATTAGGCAGTTGAAGGATCTATCAAAAACACAGAACTATCGTGAGTTGAATCAACTAGTGGAACAATTGACAAATGAAGAAATGACAGTGATTTCACGTTATTTTGCTATTTTACCACTCTTGATTAACATCTCAGAAGATGTCGATTTGGCCTATGAAATCAATCATTTGAATAACGTGGATGGTGAATACCTCGGAAAACTTTCTTCAACCATTAAAGAAGTTGCAAAAAATGAAGATGCACAAGAAATTCTTGAAAATCTCAATATTGTACCTGTTTTAACAGCCCATCCAACTCAAGTGCAACGAAAAACCATGCTGGATTTAACCAATCATATTCACGCTCTTCTTCGTCAGCACCGGGATGTTAAAGCTGGTTTAATGAATGAGAATAAGTGGTATAACAACCTTCGTTGTAATATCGAAATCATGATGCAAACGGATATGATTCGTGACAAAAAATTGAAGGTTACCAATGAGATCACCAACGTCATGGAATATTACAATAGCTCCTTCTTACAAGCTGTTCCAAATCTTATGTTGGAATACAAACGCTTGGCAAAAGAGCATGGATTGGAGCTTGAACAACCACGTCCGATCACAATGGGCATGTGGATTGGGGGAGACCGGGACGGGAATCCGTTTGTAACAGCTGAGACCTTGAAGCGTTCAGCAACTATTCAAAGTGAAGTCATTTTGAACTATTACATCGAAAAGATTTCAAAATTATACCGTCATTTCTCCCTTTCAACGAGTCTTTCTAAAACAAGTGAAGCAGTAGCTGAAATGGCCGCCCTATCCAGTGATACATCCGTCTTTCGTGAAAAAGAACCTTACCGTCGGGCTTTCCACTATATCCAGTCAAAATTGATCCAGACTTTGGTCAATTTAAAAGAATGGACTATGGTTGGGGAAACTAGAGAAGATCGTTATGCTGTCGAGAGGTTATTAGGAGCAAACGCTCATCAACAAGGGCCAGTTTCTGATTATATCGGCAATCGTATCTCTGGAGCTTTAAAGAAAATTTCTGAGAAAGAAGCTCCAGCTTATGCCTCTGCTCAAGAATTCAAAGAAGACCTTGAAAAGATCAAAGATTCCTTGTTAGAAAACAAATCAGAGTATTTAATTTCTGGTGAGTTTGCAGAACTTCTAGAAGCCATCGATGTTTTTGGATTCTATCTCGCCTCTATTGATATGCGCCAGGATTCTAGTGTGCATGAAGCCTGTGTAGCAGAATTATTGAAATCGGCAGGGATTAATGACCATTATTCTGATTTACCAGAGGATGAAAAGTGTCAGGTTCTCTTGAAAGAACTCTTAGAAGACCCACGAATTTTATCAGCCACCCATGCTGAAAAATCTGAACTGCTTGAAAAAGAACTAGCAATTTTCCAAACGGCTCGTGAATTGAAAGATCGTTTAGGAGAAAAAGTCATTCGTCAAAACATCATTTCTCATGCAACAAGTGTATCAGATATGTTGGAATTGGCTGTGATGTTGAAAGAAGTGGGCTTAGTTGATACGGAAAAAGCTCGCGTGCAAATCGTACCTTTGTTTGAAACAATCGAAGATTTGGATCATTCAGAAGAAACTATGAGAAGCTACTTGTCTCTTCCAATTGCCAAACGTTGGATTGCTTCCAAGAACAACTACCAAGAAATTATGTTAGGTTACTCGGATTCTAACAAGGATGGTGGCTACTTGTCTTCTTGTTGGACCCTCTTTAAAGCCCAACAACAATTGACCGCTATCGGAGATGAGTTTGGAGTGAAGATTACCTTCTTCCATGGTCGTGGTGGTACGGTTGGTCGTGGTGGAGGTCCTACTTATGAAGCCATCACTTCTCAACCATTGAAATCCATTAATGACCGTATCCGCTTAACCGAGCAAGGAGAAGTGATCGGCAATAAATACGGGAACAAAGATGCCGCCTACTACAACCTTGAGATGCTCGTTTCAGCAACCATTAACCGGATGATTTCCGAACAAAAGAGTCCATTTTCTATGTTTGATCGTTTCGGGGAAGTCATGGATAAAGTCGTGAATCGCAGTTACGATATCTATCGTGATTTGGTCTTTGGAAATGAGCACTTCTATGATTACTTCTTTGAATCAAGTCCGATCAAAGCTATTTCTAGCTTTAATATTGGTTCGCGTCCAGCTGCCCGTAAGACTATTACAGAAATTGGTGGTTTGCGTGCCATTCCTTGGGTATTCTCTTGGTCACAAAGTCGGGTAATGTTCCCTGGTTGGTATGGAGTAGGTTCTAGCTTTAAGGAATTTATCGATGAGGATCCTGAGAATATTGAAACCCTTCGATATATGTATAAGAACTGGCCTTTCTTCCAATCTCTCTTGTCAAATGTGGACATGGTCTTATCCAAAGCCAACATGGACATTGCTTTTGAGTATGCGCAATTGTGTGAGGAAGAAGAAGTCCGCAATATCTATCAGATTATCTTACATGAATGGCAATTGACCAAGGATATCATCCTGATGATTGAGGAGCATGACGAATTGCTCGCGGAAAACCCTTATCTGAAAGAAAGTTTGGATTATCGGATGCCGTACTTTAACGTCTTGAACTATATTCAGTTAGAACTGATTCGACGTCAACGGACCGGCCAATTACCAGCCGATCAAGACAAGCTAATCCATATTACGATCAATGGAGTGGCTACAGGATTACGTAATTCAGGTTAA
- a CDS encoding aminoacyltransferase, whose amino-acid sequence MYHYQLGISASEHDDFVIQSDQTNLLQSSSWAKIKDNWGNERVGFYQEDQLVAVANILIQPLPLGFSMLYIPRGPIMDYQNKELVSYVIQSLKKIAKQYKALFVKFDPSLFLSKHLIGQEQTETPAVQAVIDTLTTEGVEWTGRTSDMAENIQPRFQANIHKEFFTEQDLSKSTRQAIRTARNKGIQVQFGGTELLEDFASLMKKTEARKSIHLRGKDYYEKLLTTYQGQSYITLSTLDLEKRKTSLTKDLEKNKAEAEKFTEKTKPGKVENNQKEKERIEEELQFLEQHLQAGRQVVPLSGTLTLEFGGTSENVYAGMDEEFRRYQPAILTWYETAQHAFDRGASWQNMGGIENSLDGGLYHFKSKFNPVIEEFVGEFNLPTSPLYPLVNKVYKIRKKLRSK is encoded by the coding sequence ATGTACCATTACCAGCTAGGAATTTCTGCTAGTGAGCATGATGACTTTGTTATTCAGAGTGATCAAACCAATCTCTTACAAAGCAGCTCATGGGCAAAAATCAAAGATAATTGGGGAAATGAACGGGTTGGTTTTTATCAAGAAGACCAATTAGTCGCTGTTGCAAACATCTTGATTCAACCCCTGCCACTTGGCTTTTCCATGCTCTACATTCCTCGAGGCCCCATCATGGATTACCAAAACAAGGAGCTGGTTTCATATGTGATCCAGTCCCTTAAAAAGATAGCCAAACAATACAAGGCCTTATTTGTGAAATTTGATCCAAGTCTTTTTTTGAGTAAACACTTGATTGGACAAGAACAGACGGAAACTCCTGCTGTGCAAGCGGTGATCGATACCCTAACAACAGAAGGAGTTGAATGGACTGGCCGAACCAGTGATATGGCAGAAAATATCCAACCACGCTTTCAAGCGAATATCCACAAAGAGTTTTTCACTGAGCAAGATCTTTCAAAATCTACTCGACAAGCCATCCGAACAGCTCGAAACAAAGGGATCCAAGTCCAATTTGGTGGGACTGAATTGTTAGAGGACTTTGCTTCTCTCATGAAAAAGACTGAAGCTCGTAAAAGCATTCATTTACGTGGAAAAGACTACTACGAAAAACTACTCACAACCTACCAAGGACAATCCTACATTACTTTGTCTACGCTAGATCTCGAGAAACGGAAAACCTCCCTTACAAAAGATCTTGAAAAAAATAAGGCAGAGGCTGAAAAATTCACAGAAAAAACAAAGCCTGGCAAGGTTGAGAATAACCAAAAAGAAAAAGAGCGGATAGAGGAAGAACTGCAATTTCTTGAACAGCATCTCCAAGCAGGTAGACAGGTCGTTCCTTTATCTGGGACCTTAACCCTTGAATTCGGTGGGACGTCTGAAAATGTTTATGCAGGGATGGATGAAGAATTCCGCCGTTACCAACCTGCTATCCTCACCTGGTATGAAACTGCCCAACACGCTTTCGACCGTGGTGCTTCTTGGCAGAATATGGGGGGCATTGAAAATTCACTTGATGGTGGTCTCTATCATTTCAAGTCTAAATTTAATCCAGTCATTGAAGAATTTGTTGGGGAATTCAACCTCCCAACCAGTCCACTCTATCCACTTGTAAACAAAGTCTACAAGATCCGGAAAAAATTAAGGAGTAAATAA